Genomic window (Myxococcales bacterium):
GGCGACGCCGCGGCGTTCGCGCTGGCCTGGGGCGTCGCGCGGGTCGAGGGCGCGTCGATCGATCTGCTGCGGACGTGGTGCGATCGCCACCCGGCCGCGGCCGCGGCCGAGCTCGCCGCCCGCCTGCCGGCGCCGCGCGCGGCCGCCCACCTGGCCGGGCTGCGCTGGCGGCACCCCGACCTGCCGCTGCCGGCGCCGGCCCGGCCCGCGTCGGCGTCCGACATCCTGGCGCACCTCGACGGGTGCGCGCTCGAGCTGACCGATCGCGCGGTGCGGGCGTGGCCCGCGCTCGGCGGGCGCGGGGCCAGCACGCTGCACGGCGTCCGCGCCGTGGCGGCGCGCGTCGGCGACGCCTGGGGGCTCGTGCTCGAGCGGATCGAGGGCGATCGCGCGACCGGCGTCCAGGCCGCCCGCGCGCTGGCCTTCGGCTACGGTGCCGACGTGGCCGGCGGCGCGATCCAGCGCGCGCGGCCGCTGATCCTCGATGGCGCGCCCGCGGCGGGACCGGCGTTCGTCGCGTGGCTGCGGGCGCGCCTGGCCGCGGCGCCCGACGGGGTGCTGGGCCCGCCGGCGGCGGCGCTGGCGGCGGTGGGCCTCGGCGGCGGCGCGACCGTGGTCGCCGTCGTCGACGACCTCGCCCTGGTCGATCCGGCGGAGCGCCTCCCCAGCGCCACCCTGGCGGTCCGCGCGCTGGCGGCGGCGCTGGCGGGATGAGGTGCAACCGCGGCCGCACCGGGCATCGTGTGGGTACCCGCGCGAGCGCAGCACCCGCCGTGTCCCGGCGGCCCTGATCCGATCGGCTGCCACCCGGGGTCGGCGCCGGGGCGTCTGCCGCCGACCTCGCCACACGTCATCCAGGCCGTGGCCGCGATGGTACGCGCTGGCGGCTCGCCGACGAGTTGCTACGCTGCGGCCCGATGCCCGCGAGCCTGCTAGCGCTCCTCGACGACATCTCGCTCATCCTCGACGACGTCGTGCTCTTGACCAAGGCCGCGTCGAAGAAGACCGCGGGCGTGCTGGGCGACGACCTGGCGCTCAACGCGCAGCAGGTGGCGGGGGTCAAGGCCGAGCGCGAGCTGCCGGTGGTGTGGGCGGTGGCGCGCGGGTCGCTGGTCAACAAGGCGATCATCGTGCCGGCGGCGTTCCTGATCAGCGTGCTCGTGCCGTGGCTGGTGCTGCCGCTGCTCATGATCGGCGGCGCGTTCCTGTGCTACGAGGGCTGCCACAAGCTGGCCCACCGCTGGCTGCACACGGCCGATGACGACCGCGCCCACCACCAGGCGCTGGTCGCGGCGGTCGCCGACCCCGCGGTCGATCTGGTCGCGGTCGAGCGCGCCAAGATCAAGGGCGCGGTGCGGACCGACTTCATCCTGTCGGCCGAGATCATCGTGATCACGCTCGGCACCGTCGCCGACGCGTCGGTCGCGGTGCGCATCGCGGTGCTGTGCGCGATCGCGCTGGTGATGACGGTGGGGGTCTACGGCCTGGTCGCCGGCATCGTCCGGCTCGACGACGCCGGCCGGGCGCTGGTCGCGCGGCCCGGCGGCGGGGCCCAGGCGCTGGGCCGGATCCTCTTGGCGCTGGCGCCGCGGCTGATGCGGTTCCTCGCGGTCGCCGGCACCGCGGCGATGTTCATGGTCGGCGGCGGCATCGTCGCCCACGCCATCGGCCCCCTGCACCGCGCGATCACGGACGTGGCCGCGGGCGCCGACCAAGTCGCGGCGATCGGCGCGGCGCTGGCCTGGCTGGTGCCGTCGGTCGCCAACGCGGTGGTCGGCGTGATCGTCGGCGCGGTGGTGCTGGTCGCGGTGCTGCTCGGCGGGCGCCTGATCGCCCGGGCGCGCCGGTAGCGGCGCCACCAGCCGTCGGGCCAGGCCCGCGGCTCCGATCGGTTGTCACGCGCGCCGGTCGCCTTCAACTACCCGACCTTCATGGTCTGGTGATCGAGCCCAGCCGCCATCACCCCTGGCCGGCCCGTGGCCGGCGTCCGGCGCTTCGTCGCCGCGGCTCCGCGGCGCTGCGCGAGCTGCTGGGCCGATTGGCCGCGCGCCAGCCGCTGGTGTTGTTCATCGACGATCTGCAGTGGGGAGACGTCAGGAGCGGTGGCGATCGCGGACCGGGGCGTGGCGCCGCTCGGGGCGAGCCTTGCGGACGCTGGGATCGCTGGCAGCTGGATCAAGGCGAGCGCCTGGGTCGTGACCTCGCGTCCCGATGCTGCATGGTGGGCGACGTTGCGTTTGGCAACGCGAGGCGCGCTCACCCACGGTCGACGCAGATCGCGTGTTCGCCGCGTGGCCGCTCGGGCTAGATTGCCGACGACCGCCAGGACACACGCGGTCGGGAGCGCACTTCATGGGAACCCGAGTCGATCGAGACGTCATCCTCGCCGCGCTGCGGCTGCGGTACGACTACTACTCCGCCGAGAACGTGCTGGCCGCGGCGCTGGATCGCGCCGGCCTCGCGGGGGTCACCGGCTTCGACGGCGCCCAGCTCGGCCAGCTGCGCGGCGCGCTCGAGCGCGTCGGCGATCGCCTGGACCGCGTGCTGGCCGAGCTCGACGCGCTGGGCGCCGTGGCGCCGACCCCGACGCGGGCGCCGGCGGCGGTCGTCGACGCTGCGCCGGTGGCGGCGGTCGTCGATGCCGCGCCGGTGGTAGCGGCCGCGCCGGCGGCGGTCGTCGCGGCGGCGCCGGCCGCCGAGCCCGCCGTCGCGCCGGCCGCCGAGGCCGCGGTCGCGTCGGCCGCCGAGGCCGCGGTCGCGCCGGCGGCGTCGGTCGCCGCGGCGGCGTCGGTCACCGCGGCGGCGTCGGTCGCGCCAGCGGCGCCGGTCACCGCGGCGCCGGCCGCCGAGGCCGCGGTCGCCGTGACCATCGCGATCACCGGCGTCGAGGTCGCCGACGGCGCCGAGGTGCTGGTGTGTGGCAGCGCCCCGGCGCTCGGCGCGTGGGATCCGGACAAGGCCGCGCGCATGGAGCTGGCCGGCGACACCTGGACCACGACCATCGCGGTCGCGCCAGAGGCCGAGCTGGCGTTCAAGTTCCTCCACCGCGGCCCCGATGGCGACGTGGTGTGGGAGGCCGGCGGCAACCGCGTGGCGCCGGCCCGGGGCCGCATCGACGCGACCTGGCGCGCGGCGTAGCGATCCGCGCGTCGGGGTGCGACGCGCGACCCCGGCGGTCCGCGCGCTGGCGGCGGCGGGATGAGGGTGCAACCGCGGCCGCGCCGGGCCATCCTCTGGGCATGAAGCACCTCGTCGTGGCCGCGCTGGCCGTGGTCGTGGCCGTGATCGCGCCGGCGCCGGCGCGCGCGTGCCTGTGGGACAACGACACGCTCGCCGAGGAGTCGCTGACCGATCGCGACACCGCGGCGGTGCTGCGCGGGGAGCTGCACAAGCACTCGCCCGCGTTCTACGCGGCCAAGGTCGGCTACACCCGCGCGCTGGTCGACGCCGGCACCGCGCCCACGGAGCGCTACGACGACCTGGCCGTGGCGCTGGCCCGGACCGGCGCGCTCGACGACGCGCTCGCGGTGCTCGCCGCCAAGGACCAGCGGTTCCCCGGCGAGTACACCACCCTCGCCAACCGCGGCACGTTCCTCGCCATGAAGGGCGACGCCGCGGCGGCGCTGGTCGCGCTGCGGGCCGCGCTGGTGATCAACCCCGACGCGCACTTCGGCCGCGAGGAGTTCCAGGTGCGCCTGCTCGAGTACAAGCTGCGGGTCGTCAAGGACGCGACCGTGCGCGAGCGTGCGTCGTTCCTGGCCGAGATCGATCGCGACCTCATGCACACGCACCACACCAAGCACGTCAAGGGCGACGCCGCGCTCGATCGCACGATCCTCGCGCTGACCGGGCTGATCCGGTTCGGCGACGGCGATCGCGACCTCGACGTCTGGTACGCGCTCGCGTGGGCCCTGGTGCAGCGCGGGGACAACCAGCTGGCGGCGCTCGCGTTCCGCCGCGCCGAGCGCCTGGGCCACCCGCGGGCCGCGGGCGATGGCGGCGTGCGGGCCACCACGCTCCACGATCTCCGGACCTCGCCGTGCTGCCCCGAGCCGGGCTCGGCCGAGGGCGCCGCCGCCTGGGCCAAGGCCTCGGCCCGGATCGATCGCGTCCTCGCCAAGGGCGCCGCCAAGGAGGCGCGCTGGCAAGCCGCCGAGGATCGGCGGATCACCCGCAAGCAGTGGCGCAAGGCGTTCGGCT
Coding sequences:
- a CDS encoding DUF808 domain-containing protein, which produces MPASLLALLDDISLILDDVVLLTKAASKKTAGVLGDDLALNAQQVAGVKAERELPVVWAVARGSLVNKAIIVPAAFLISVLVPWLVLPLLMIGGAFLCYEGCHKLAHRWLHTADDDRAHHQALVAAVADPAVDLVAVERAKIKGAVRTDFILSAEIIVITLGTVADASVAVRIAVLCAIALVMTVGVYGLVAGIVRLDDAGRALVARPGGGAQALGRILLALAPRLMRFLAVAGTAAMFMVGGGIVAHAIGPLHRAITDVAAGADQVAAIGAALAWLVPSVANAVVGVIVGAVVLVAVLLGGRLIARARR